CCGGCCGTGACATCCAGGCCCAGTTTGATATGGGCTTAATTCAACAGGCCGTAGTTTACCACAATCTGTGGCTCTGTGCCCCGGCCACATTCGCCAGACCAGCATAGTCACTGACAGTCCAGTCCAACATCGGAaaccggttttttttttttttgctttgtagGCTTTAGATTAAATTGAATGAACCgaatataaatatgaacatgGTAATTCTTTTTATGAAACCTGAGCCAGCTTTGCTGGTTTTATATTAAAAGGGGAGGAAACTGTACAGCAACACTACCGATAACGGTGAGAAACAAAGaaggaccaaaagaaaaaacagaggagaCGCATAGACAAGAGGGAGCAGAGAGGAAAGCAGAGAAGCAAGCATTCTCAGCGACAGGAACCACACTAGTGACTAGTGAGCCAACAAGAAGGTGGAATGGGAAGCATGCCCGGATCCGGCGAAGCGAAGAAGGCCGGACCAGAAAATTGAGAGAACGGCTGCGGAGGCttcaccatcgtcgtcgtctggCTTGTGGAGTTGTTCTTGCCGCTGCCGACAGCGTCTTTCTTGGGGCGAGGCTTCTTGTTGATGTCCCAGCGCTCGGCCGACGACGCGCGGCTCAGCGGCCGCTTGTTGCTGTCCCATCGCTCGACGGAGTCCGCGCGGCAGGGgctcctgctgctgccggtCGACGACGCAGGGCTGCCTGGTGTCTTGTGCGCGTCCCAGCGTTCGCAGGAGTCGGCGCGGCCGGGGCTGATCCCGCCCCTggccctcgacgacgacgacgctgccgaGCCGCCGGCTTTCTTGTTCTTGTGCGCGTCCCAACGCTCGCAGGAGTCGGCGCGGCAGGGAAGCCCGCTGCTGGAGCtagacgatgacgatgacgctGCCGAACTGCCGGCTTCCTTGCGCGCGTCCCACCtctcgacggcgtcggcgcggccgggcTTGGGATCGGAGGCCGGCGGAGCGCGGAAGGAGgcggggaggatgatgaggcaCGGCGTCGGGAGCAGAGGCAGCATCTGGCTCCTCGGCGGGGTCGGGAGCAGCGCCGGAAAATTGCTCGCCGGCGGGGTCGGGCGCAGCGCAGGGAGAACCGCTGCCGCCATGGCTAGCTGCGCGAGGTGTCACGAGGGGAGAGACCGATCGATCGGGTGACTCTGATCAAGCAATTAACCGGAGAGGAGACGAGAGAGCGCGCTGCGGAGTGGAATCACACGACGAATTGATCGGCTGCCACCTCGAGGCGCCCACCTTATATCATCGCAAATCAATTCGACTCCAGTTCTGATTCGGAGTTCGCAGATCGCACCCGCCGAAATACCACAGAAGAGGTGAACCCGCGCGACTGAGATTCGGATTGCAGAATAATGGGCCGGGCTTTCCAATTCGTGGCGCTGTGGAATCAGGCTCATTTTCGTACAGGCCTCTCCTTTGAGAGGCCGTAGTTTAGCCCAGCCCGTGCTCGGCCACATTTCGCCACAGCAGCGGCAGAGTCGCGGCGCGAGAGCTAATTCGCTCCTCCCCACGCCACGCCTTTTttggcctcttttttttttttttttgctttttttcctttttttctgatTACGTTTCTTAATCTTTAGCACACAtgtttttttgaaatattttgagttgaaagttttaaatcttgacttaaaaatttttcaaatcttaacttaaaaatttttaaatctcgaattgaaaagtttttaaatttgagttgaaagttttcaaatatgggttgaaagtatttcaaatttgagatgaaaagttaaaagtttttaaaatttgacttaaaattttaaatttcgagTTAAAAGGTTTCAAATAtaggtttaaaatttaaaaaattcaacttcagttataaatttcttttcaatttgttattaaaaaaattgcgaACAAGAAAATCCTAACTACTACCGTTATTACCTTTTAAACTGTAATTATAGTCTTGTAGAACTAGCCAATAGTTGTTTTgagagttatttttttagcacaaGGAAATAGCCTTTCAATAAAATAGCTCTAAATTGTTTGGATCCAAGTGTTATTTTTCAGAGCTATTTGGCCTTTTATACACTTTCCTATTAAGTGAGAACtgggaaagagagaaaaacattTTTTCAGTGAGCCCCACCCCAGATAGCACCAATTAGCACCCTTTGAGGGGATAGTTTTTTAGTAGGTTATTTCCAAATGACCTTGAAATAGCTCATCTGTTTAAAACTTTTAGGCTATTTGAGAATATTTGAGAGAGAGCTAAAAAATAACACATCGATCCAAATAGTGCATAAGACTAATAGATTAGTCTAACTACCGAAACAACCTGCGTCAGGGCGCGCACGCGCCATCCGGACCGTTCACTAACCCCGTAACCGTGTCGCGCGCGCAACCGTGTCGCTCCATGCCGCTTGCTTCGCCACCACTAACCCCGTAACCCGGTGCGCCACCGACCGAGACGACGCACATCTCGCCATTTCTCCAGGAAATCCCACGTACTTTCCCGTGTCGCGCCCGCGGCAACCAGCCACTCAACCACCCCGCGTTTCCAGTCTCCACCACATCAactccccccccccaccccacccttcAAATAACCGGTCAGCCCATCACTCCATCACAGTTCACAGCCTCAGAGGTCCAGATCACAACCACACCACGCACACGTACTTGCAGTGCAGTTGCAGCGCGAGCGAAGCGAGCGGCCATGGCGTTCCGGCTCAGCAACAACGTGATCGGGGCGCTCAACCTGGTGACGCTGCTGCTCTCCGCCCATCCTCGGCGGCGGGATCTGGATGGCCacccgcggcgacggcggcgagtgcGACCGCCACCTCTCCTCGCCGGCCATCGCGCTGGGGGCGGTCCTCATGGCCGTCTCCCTCGCGGGCCTCGTCGGCGCGTGCTGCCGCGTCACCTGGCTGCTCTGGGTCTACCTCCTCGCCATGTTCGCCCTCATCGTCGCCCTCCTCGGCTTCACCGCCTTCGCCTTTGCCGTCACCAAccgtggcgccggcgagacCGTCTCCGGCCGCGGGTAGGGAGTACCGCCTCGGGGACTACTCCACGTGGCTGCGGCGCCACGTGGGGAGCAGCAAGAACTGGGACAAGATCAGGAgctgcctcgccggcgccgacgtgtGCAGGAGCCTGCAGGACAGGAACGAGACGTGGGCGCAgttcgtcgccgacgacctctcCCCGGTCCAGTCCGGCTGCTGCAAGCCGCCCACGAGCTGCAACTTCACgtacggcggcggcacgcggtgGGGCAAGACGGCGAGGCTGAGCTCCGCCGACCCGGACTGCGACGAGTGGAGCAacgacgccgacgaggtctGCTACGGCTGCCGGTCGTGCAAGGCCGGCGTGGTGGCCGCGCTCAAGAGGGACTGGAAGCGCGTGGCCATCGTCaacgtcgtcttcctcgccttCATCGTCGTCGTATACTCCGTCGGGTGCTGCGCGTTCAAGAACAGCCGGCGCGACAGTGTCCACCGCCGCAGCGGCGGGTGGAAGCAGGCCGGATACGCCTAGCGGTTTCAAAAGTTTGAGTACGAGCAGTAACATAACTACttgttaattaggaatagtaatatagtagtagtattagtTTCTGATGCTTCTGCTGACGCTATATATGTTCGTACTAGTCTTCTGACACCGTGTTTAGCTCAGGATGGCGTGTTACTAGAGTTGCTGGTATTAGTGTTTTATCTATCCAACACTGTAGTTTGTACATGGGATGAGCATATTATGAGTTAACGATCACATGATATTAGTATATTTATTGACTATCTTTATGACCAGAGTTAGGCTATACTATCATCGAAGTCACTTCCTTATGAGAAAATCCATTATATTGCTCTGAGTTTGTTATAGGTATATGATTTGCCACTGATTTTCTCACATTCTACAATATGATATCAACTTTTACGTAACTTCTACAATTTACTATCACCTTCCGGTTAGCCTTCATTAGTAATGTACATTTTTGTCCAAACGACAAAAATCTCCTTGGGACAAGaacttccaaaatttgaaaaataattcagaaatatcatattataaacataagattgtaaacatccaaatttttttgccaaaatttggttaaaaatttcaaaatatcaaaatttaagttttttgccaaaatttagatgtttataatatgatatttcagGATTTTTGTCCAAATTTTGAAGTTCTTGTTCTAGGGATATTTTGATCATTTGGATAAAAATGTACAGGACTAGCAAAGGTTAACCGGATGACGATGGTAAATCATAGAAATTAAGTAAAAGTCAATGACATATTGTAGAACATGACAAAATCAGTGGGAAATCATAAACTTGTTGTaaactcagtggcatataatggattctctctatCTTTAAAGAAAGAAATGTGTCTGTATACTACTCCTTGCCTCTTTGGTATACGTGTTTTAATACAGTGCTCTaatgggtgtgtttggttcccTGCATCGCACCTGGCTCGCATCTACGGGTGCAGGCCTgtggtgtttggttgcctgcacgGCCACCCTAGCCTGGCTCCACGCGTGCAAATCAGGCTTCCGAACCAGGCCCGAGAGAAACGGTCGATCTGAGCTTCGCTCCTCATCCAGGCTGAGCGCGTGCAGGCGGGGGACGCGTGGGTGCAAGCTCGGGGACGCGTAGGTGCAGGAGGCGAGAGGGGTTCCAGCTTCTGCTCACCTTCCCATCTCATTTGTCGCTCGGTGCCTCCCGTCTCCATCGCcgcaccgtcgtcgtcatctcCATCATCGTGCCATATTCGACAAAGCCATCGAAGCTTCCTCAATCAGAACCGCTAGAGCCCCTCCCCTCgaagccaccgccaccgccaaaTCCAGCCCCGCTTGAAGCCGTCGAAGTCGAATCCGGCTCCTACCAAAACTGCCACTTGCTCTTCTTCATCCGAATCCAGATGTGACGACGAGAGAGGGTTGTCACTGCTGACGCCCGGATCTTCCTCCTAGTCGCCGCTGtcaccgccaccatcgccaccgccttCGTCTACAACTGCTGCATCGggccctcttcctctcccttcttCCGTCAGATCCAGAGCCCAGGAGCTCGATCTGGTGGCCTCAGGCTTCCGGATCCGGATGCTTCCTCTCCCTTCTTCCGTCAGATCTAGAGCCCAGGAGCTCCATCTGGTGGCCTCAGGCTTCTGGTTGCCGGATCCGGATACACTGATGGCGGCGAATCGTCAGGATCCCGCTACTGCCGGATCTACGCCCTGCCACCGCGGCGTAGTTGGCTGTCTTGGCGATGAGGCCACAGTCACCTGccctctttttccttttatttatttgctGTTTTTTCTCACCGCTTGGATGAATTAATTGAACATAACAAAGTTGATGCAATACTGTAGCACCCGATGTGGTTCATATACTATCTTATTCGTCAGTGTAAGAAATCCAATGACTTGATTTTATATACAGTGATACACTGACTAATACAATCCTATGCATATTTCGCATATGTTAAAAATCGATATCATATACTGTAGAAAGATCAGCTTTGAGATGATAGAAAATTTCATCCATTAGTTATAGATGGTAATCTTACCCTCAAAGAAAGGAGGTATCCATACCTCCAATCTATACCACGAACCAAACAAAATCTCGTTGAAGTCGTATTTCTCATGCAAGCAACCAAACAGAATCTCGCACCAACCAAGCTAAACTCATACAAATAACCAAACAGCTACATATGTATCCCCTCAACCAGATCAAACTCAGCCAGGATGGGAGAGATGGGCCAAGCTAGATGGATACGATtaaccaaacacacccaatGTGTCTGTATCATCTGTTCCTTCAGAGGCTTCCCAGTTCCCACCTAGTATGCATACAGTGCTCTATTGTCGCCTTGGTACGTGTTTTAACGCGGCGGCTGATTGTCATTGATCCCAGTACGAGAATGAGGTATCCGTAGTTATTGTATTGTTTGTCACCAACGCGGATAGACTAATAGTGGGCCAGCAGCATCTATTGACTGGGATAGTTGTTGCTTGTTGGTAagcaaaggctgtgtttagattcttaatttttttttctttgaactttcaactttttcgtcacatcaaatgtttagacacatgtatgaagcattaaatgtggataaaaagaaaaactaattgcacagtccAACtgtaaatcgtgagacgaatcttttgagtctaattacgtcatgattagtcataagtgctacagtaacacatgtgctaatgacggattaattaggctcaaaagattcgtctcgcagcttacatgcggaatctgtaatttgttttgttattagtctacgtttaatactttaaatgtgtatccatatagtcaaaaaaaatttaacaatgaactaaacacggcctatctCAATCTAAAGATTCAAGTTTGCTTAACTTTTCTTGATTAGGAGTAGGCTAGGTTTTATTTTAGAGCTTTATACCACCTTCCACGAAGGATTGGCACTTTAGTTTTAGCACAGCCATGTACGAATTACTAAgaaggttaattggatccatgccactgaaAATATGACattagatccatgccactgcCATCCAGTTTTCAGTCAATCTCCGTcagctctctccctcttcctctccttgcTTCTCCTCCACCTTGGCGACCGGCACGACGCACGCGATGGCGCGCGAGGTGCGACATCCAGGGGCGGACGCCGAGGCGGAGCTCGCCGTCGAGGAAGCGGCGGCCCATGCCTACTCCAAGGAGCCCACGGCGAGCCTCCCACCTACCTCCCTACCTTGCCACCACGTGGCCTACCTACCTCCCCACCTCGTGCGTTGGTGATGGCAACCGGCCTCACGGCTTACTTCCAGTCCGTCCCAATTGGCgatgccggcgccgacgcccacGCTACTGCTGCCGCACTTCACCCTCCcaccgctcgccggcgaggaccTCACCTCCTCTTCGTAACCGCCCTCCATGGCCACCTCTCCACCATGCCGTCGCCCGCcccccgcctccctctcccgctTCCTCCCCCAGCTCACCCCACTCCGCCTCTCCCGCCTCATCCTCCACCTCACGCCCTCGCCCCGCCACGACGATGGCCACCTCCTTGCCTCCCTCCTGCACCACGCCTTCCAGACCTCCTCCAGCACGTCCTCCTCACCGCCCGCCTTGCCGTTGTTCGCTCCAATGGCGCCAGTGGTGGCGTGCAGCAGCGGTAGAAGTTCTTCGTCTGCGTGCAGGGGAAGAAGCTCTCCTTGGCCATGCTCGCCTTCTGCGTCATGCACACCCACGGCCTGCTCCCTTGCGTCGAGTCCTGCAACGTCTTCATCTTCACCGCGCTCGGCCTCAGGCTCCCCAAGATCGCCGAGCCTCGCAACAACGCACAGCACCCACCCAACCATCGCCTCCCAGGCAGACACCCCACCGTAGCTTCATCGCCACTGCTGCCAACGCCCATCTCGTCTCTCTCGTCTCCccgccgagagagagaggaatagagATGGAAGGAGAAGGGGGGCAAAGTGACATTTCACAGGTGAGATTAGACAGagattgacaaaaaaaaaaaactagacgggagtggcatggttccaatttcccCAAATTTCAATGGCACGTAGCCGATATAGCAAATAGTAGTGATATTTTTCTAATGTGCCATATTTGCAGTGGCAACGAGCTTATGCAAACATATGAATGATCGCTCCAGAAACATTTTGTCCCTCAACATTCACCTTAACTAAAAGATCCGTTACACACATGCGCCGAACATTACTGATGAACATGTTCGAAAAGGGTACATAGAGTGCTTCAGATGTTCAAGATGGACAGTCTTACATAGTAGTAGTAGGTGGCTAGGCAAAGATTAGTTTGATCTTGCTTTGGATATCAAACTGATACTGAACCCTAGGTTCCAGTAGTTGCAGTAACACTGAACGCCAGACCCGAAGGCCACCTCAATCTTCGTCTCTCTCAGGAGGCAGACCACACGGAAGTAGCATTTTCTGCAACACCAGAAAAATGAATCATATATAAATTTGCACCGTACTATCACATTGAAATGACTGCATATTTAAAAATGGCCACCCGTGCAATGATGACCATGATCACCCATGAACAGCTATTTAAAAAGTGACCATCTCTAATGATGGTATCTATGATAGTTAGAACACTTCAAGCTTGCTGAATCAGAAGAGAACCAAACAATATGTACTTGGAAAAGCAATTGGAGCTCATATGGTAGCAAATGGCAATGCAATAGCTTATCCTTTTACATTAATTgagaacaaaaaagaaagattacAAAGCTTGGCTAAAAGTCCACAGCCCTAAAATTTTAGCTGCAATTTTCTTGTTAGATATTCAGTTGTGCCCTAGCATATTTTCTTAGCCAATGCTGTCGCAGTACAAAACTGAACTATAGATAGTCATATAACCATAAAAACAACGGACTGCTAACAAACATGCCAAATATGTAAAATCATCATTAAGACAAAGATCTCCGCATTTCCTTGCCCATACCATATAACATATAAGCTGGATCCTATTCAATAGTAGgtgaataaataaaataaagccATAAATCCTGATTTGCATCAAACATTCAGCCTTAAGGGCTAAGGCCAAAGGGAACACTTAAAGCTATATTATCAGGAAGTTAACGAAATATGTTCTGAATATATTTCATCATTAAATAAGATAAGAAATTAACTTTTTCACCACAACTTTTGCTTAGGTAAAAATTAACTTGGACAATCAAAGCCACTACAAGTTTGAGGACAGAAGATAGAAGTTGAAATGTACAGGTTATCTCATTTAAGATGTCAGCGCTTTTTAACAGACTAGCTATTTGCCCATGTTGCTTAGGTAAAAATTAACTTGGACAACCAAAACCACTAAAAGTTTGAGGACAGAAGATAGAAGTTGAAATGTACAGATTATCTCATTTAAGATGTCAGCGCTTTTTAACAGACTAGCTATTTGCCCATGTGTTGCAACGGAtggaaaataaatatagtataagaTCTAAGTTAAAACacaaaaataatctaaaaaatgtatatatcatcgcataaattttttttagcactACATTCGTACATGCATAGATCCTACACACAAATCCAAGGAGACCCATGTCTATCGCTGGTCCTTGCGCAGTTGCGCCAGAAAACCATTGATTCAGTTTGACATGTGGCAACACGGTTCAGTGATTATACCAACTTTGGTTGTCTACCTGTATGATTGTCTCTGCAAGTGGAATAGTTGAACTCAAGTGTAATGATGCTATATTTTGATGAGCTACCACAGACCAGATGCAATACATGTCCAAGAAAAcgattttctttcatttttttcctattttaggAGCAGTTCTACATCAATATTAATAAACCAGATAAGTCCAACATAATTTTCAACTACCATACAGAAGACATGTTATAATAAGCTTTTAACATACCTGCATAAAATTGTAACGCTCTCTTCCAATTGATTCATTCTCAGCAATGGAAAAATATGCCAGCATTGGATAGTGCCCAATATAGGATGCATAGCTATCCCTTTGGATGTTTACTGCCCATTCACTGCAATAAAAGAAATCCTCAATACTAAGTTACTACATTCCCAACAAcacatttttgtttattttggaaAAAGATATACTTACAATCGATTCAAGTCAGCATGCCCTGTGCCCACATATTTCGCTTGAAGATGCTCAAGTTGAGAATTTATGTTGAACCTGTCGCTAGCCTTTAAAGAAGTTGATTTATCATATCAACATCATGGTCAAAATACAAAAGGATATTACCAAAGTTCATTGAAAAGGTACAACATATTTAAACTGAATAAAGCTTaatgcaaaaacaaaacaaacccTAGCAATATTCAGTAGAGATCTCCAAAATCAGTAAATGAATGGAAAATGAACATCAAGGTATCTGATCTGAAGTATACAATAGCAGGTGAGCTCTAACACTATCACATGACAGATAAGGACCTAACCAATGgtaataatatgaaaatgaaaaGATAATGTAAATATCAAATATCTAGAAATTTTGATTGCTTGACAGAGGTATTATTCGTCTTCAAGTGAACTACTATGTCAAATAGTTATATTGAaaatatcaatcaatcaaagAAGTAGACCATACAGAACACAGTCTGTTCTCACAAGCAGACTGATAGATCCAATTGTTCCTATCACAAGTATTGACTTCATGTTAACATCAATTTCCCAAAAGTAAAAGCCCTTAGTATGCCCATTCCAAATTGTCCTAAGAGGGAATCACTAAACCTGAACACATCAACTCAGTTTTGAATCACTAAAAGTATATGATGCCATGTAGCAGGGTGTGCACACCCCTGTAAATTGATAACAAACCAGAGGCTATAATTACTACCGAAAAACTCAATACAAAAGCAGTCCCAGATAATTGATGATTCAagatcaaaaaggaaaaaatatctaTTCAAACGTGAACTCAAGTGTTCCAGCACCAAATACATCATATTCCAAACAGATCTGCATCAGTTGGGcagcacaaaaaagaaaagaaaaccacaGTAGTGAGTAGCATGGTGATATGGGTCAGAGACAACTAACCTGCATGATGGCTGACGGGTTTGGTCTTGATCCTGGACAGGATAGTTGAGATCCCTGGAGTCAGAACCAAGCTAAAATTAAGAGAACACAAGCATGAATTAGGGCATATTCCACAGTAAACCTCAGTCACAAAACAATTGGTATGGGGCACAATCCATATGAAAAacaaataccaaaagcacacaATTGATACAGATATgcaaataagaaaataaaaatttaagaggTAGAAAGTGCAAAACTGAACTATGGCAAACAGTATGCCAGCAATTTTACACTTGCCGATGGAACTGGCACATGTGGGATCCATGATTGCCATTCACCCACTCACACCAAGCTTGACTCAATAAGAAATTCGATGTGATCACCATGCAGTGCTCATCAAACTTCTTACAACCATGTACAgtattatcttttaaaataagTAGTGTGCACCATAAAAACACTATTACTAACTAGGTCGTCCTTCTCACAACAACTAATCACTGAGGATATTTCTTCATCAGACAGCAACGAAATATAGAAGTGTACTGAaaggaaaaaggttttttttatataggcaTAGACATTCTAGTTGTTTCATTATGCTTAGGAGGACACTAATAAAGCAGAACTTTCCATCTCTCATATCCAACACATCATTTGTTTGCCGTACATATAAAACAGGGAAAGGATCAGTGCAAGCTTAACAGATGCTGCATCGCTGGTCCCGTTTCAAGCTATTAGATAGGTTGATTCCAATGTTGACATCTCTCTAACTACGTACTACTATCGACCCAAGGTCAGGACTGCAAGTTTTTCTCAGATCTGAATTTTCTCAAATTCTTTGTAGAATAGCAACTAATCGTCCTAACAATCATTCATTCCCACCAATAATAATATAGTTTCTTCGAATCCAGCACAAAAACGGTGCGAAATTGAAGAGGGTAGGTGGGGATAAATTTTAGGGTTTAGGGGCATACCTGACTTCAAACGTGGGGAGTGAACCAGAGGGGGGGGCGGAATTAGGGATGGGACGACGCCGTGCGCCGGCGCCTTCTGCAGCGGGAGGGGACGGTAACAGGGGGGGGAGGGGTGCTCCGTGCgcggtgcgccgccgctcgACGGCTTCTCCTGgctgtgcgccgccgccttggctgGACGAGGGTGTGAGGGGCACACGCCGCTGGGACGAGTGGGAGGCAAGGCGAAGCAGGAAGCGGTGCGCAGTGGGGGCCTGCATAACAATCTAGCCCAATAAATATCCATGAGCTAACCTCGTCCAGCCCAATCCATGGGTTGTGCACATTTCCTAGCCCGCAGCGAACCCATGGGTGGCCAACGAGCAGCCCAACCCATAACCGCACGTACTACTTTGACTTCCTGATTTGATTCGAACTacgggtgtgtttggataatgggaaatgggtGGTGGGATTGAAATTGGAAAATGAATGGAGGGTTATGATTAAATGGAAGAGGAAGAATAAATAGTTAGGATTTAAATATGTCTTTTGGTGGGTGGAAATTCAATTCCCtatcccattagccaaacacCGTATATCTTTCAACCACAGAATCGGGTATATTTGTGGATGTCTTGAACCGATGATTTGCGTTGAGGTTCGTGCTAccgttgacaaaaaaaaa
The Oryza glaberrima chromosome 8, OglaRS2, whole genome shotgun sequence DNA segment above includes these coding regions:
- the LOC127783101 gene encoding uncharacterized protein LOC127783101, producing the protein MAAAVLPALRPTPPASNFPALLPTPPRSQMLPLLPTPCLIILPASFRAPPASDPKPGRADAVERWDARKEAGSSAASSSSSSSSSGLPCRADSCERWDAHKNKKAGGSAASSSSRARGGISPGRADSCERWDAHKTPGSPASSTGSSRSPCRADSVERWDSNKRPLSRASSAERWDINKKPRPKKDAVGSGKNNSTSQTTTMVKPPQPFSQFSGPAFFASPDPGMLPIPPSCWLTSH